A window of the Schlesneria paludicola DSM 18645 genome harbors these coding sequences:
- a CDS encoding DUF7133 domain-containing protein — translation MGHGLIAEIFQRNRSVPRSPTRRAAVLVLAGIVTLGSIVTNAAEQAPVENDFYRMIPFNIPKEIMLEAGGIDRLPDGKLAICTRRGEVWIVENPNDDPATTPKMTRFAHGLHEALGIAYRDGWLYVTQRCEVSRLRDTNGDGKADQYETVNDDWQVTGDYHEYAFGSRFDRQGNIWVVLCLTGSFTSDCKYRGWCLRITPEGKSIPTCSGIRSPGGIGMNAEGEMFYTDNQGPWNGTCGLKYLAPGKFAGNPSGNRWYDLPEVQAAMGPRPKDPESGSRFMTEAAKIPEYEPSAILFPYGKMGKSASGVECDISNGKFGPFKNQLFVGDQSDSTVMRCFLEKVDGHYQGACFRFREGFGSGTLGILMTDDGSMFVGGTNRGWGSRGTKPGSLDRLVWTGRVPFEIQEMHARPDGFELTFTQPVDPKTAADVTSYHLETYGYIYQSTYGSPEVDQTHPTITNATVSSDNLRVRLIVSELKAGNIHELVSSGVRSASGQPLLHAEAFYTLNRIPKSTSP, via the coding sequence ATGGGCCACGGGTTGATTGCAGAGATCTTCCAGCGAAATCGTTCGGTTCCGCGTAGCCCGACACGTCGCGCTGCAGTTCTCGTCTTGGCGGGGATCGTGACGCTCGGATCGATCGTCACGAACGCCGCAGAACAGGCACCGGTCGAGAATGATTTCTACCGGATGATCCCTTTCAACATCCCTAAAGAGATCATGCTGGAAGCGGGGGGAATCGACCGTTTGCCCGACGGCAAGCTGGCGATCTGCACCCGGCGGGGCGAAGTCTGGATCGTTGAGAATCCGAACGATGACCCGGCGACAACTCCGAAAATGACTCGATTTGCCCACGGTCTACACGAAGCCTTGGGAATCGCGTACCGCGATGGCTGGCTGTATGTCACACAGCGATGCGAAGTGTCACGCCTCCGCGACACCAACGGTGACGGCAAAGCCGACCAGTACGAAACCGTCAATGACGATTGGCAGGTCACCGGCGACTACCACGAATATGCCTTCGGCTCGCGATTCGATCGCCAGGGAAACATCTGGGTCGTGCTCTGTTTGACCGGGTCCTTCACGAGCGACTGCAAGTACCGCGGCTGGTGCCTACGGATCACCCCCGAAGGCAAGTCGATCCCGACCTGCAGCGGAATTCGTTCCCCTGGTGGAATCGGCATGAATGCCGAAGGCGAGATGTTCTACACCGACAACCAGGGCCCCTGGAACGGAACCTGTGGCCTGAAATACCTCGCGCCCGGCAAGTTCGCGGGAAACCCCAGCGGGAATCGCTGGTATGACCTTCCCGAAGTTCAGGCCGCAATGGGCCCCCGTCCCAAAGATCCCGAGAGCGGCAGCCGCTTCATGACCGAGGCCGCCAAGATTCCCGAGTACGAGCCTTCGGCCATCCTGTTTCCCTATGGAAAAATGGGCAAATCGGCGAGCGGCGTCGAGTGTGATATTTCGAACGGCAAGTTCGGACCATTCAAGAATCAATTGTTTGTCGGCGACCAGAGCGACAGCACCGTGATGCGGTGCTTCCTGGAAAAAGTCGATGGCCACTATCAGGGGGCGTGCTTCCGCTTTCGCGAAGGATTTGGATCGGGCACGCTGGGAATCCTGATGACGGATGACGGATCGATGTTTGTCGGTGGAACCAACCGCGGCTGGGGTTCACGCGGAACGAAACCCGGCTCCCTTGATCGTCTGGTCTGGACGGGGCGCGTCCCATTCGAAATTCAGGAAATGCACGCACGCCCCGACGGATTCGAACTGACGTTCACACAGCCCGTCGACCCCAAAACCGCCGCTGACGTCACCAGCTATCATCTGGAAACCTACGGATACATCTATCAATCAACCTACGGCAGCCCTGAAGTCGATCAGACACATCCAACCATCACCAACGCCACAGTATCGTCAGACAACCTGCGAGTCAGACTGATCGTCAGTGAACTCAAAGCCGGTAACATTCACGAACTCGTCTCTAGCGGCGTTCGCTCCGCAAGCGGCCAGCCGCTGCTGCATGCCGAGGCTTTTTATACCTTGAATCGAATCCCGAAATCGACCAGTCCCTAG
- a CDS encoding sugar phosphate isomerase/epimerase family protein, with translation MQLGFVTAILPELTLKEVATTARSAGYSCIEVMCWPPSKAERRYAGVTHINVVDFTREQASEVNGLMAEAQVSISALGYYPNPLTPELADAKQYVEHIQKVIKASSLLGLTRMNTFVGRDWTKSVADNWPRFTATWKPLVKFAEDHGVRIGIENCPMLFSKDEWPGGKNLATTPAIWRRMFDEIPSSHFGLNYDPSHMIWQHMDYLKPIREFADRLVHIHAKDVRIDQHKLDEVGIMAHPNEYHTPKLPGLGDVNWGQFFSTLSDVGYRGPVCVEVEDRAYEGSIELRKASLKQSCVYLKNFIGDQGQID, from the coding sequence ATGCAACTCGGTTTTGTCACCGCGATCCTGCCAGAACTGACTTTGAAAGAAGTGGCCACGACCGCTCGATCGGCAGGGTATTCCTGTATCGAAGTCATGTGCTGGCCACCCAGCAAAGCCGAACGTCGCTATGCCGGTGTCACACATATCAACGTCGTCGACTTCACGCGCGAGCAAGCGTCCGAAGTGAATGGACTCATGGCCGAGGCGCAAGTCTCGATCAGCGCATTGGGCTACTACCCGAACCCGCTCACTCCCGAACTGGCCGACGCAAAGCAGTATGTCGAACATATTCAGAAAGTTATCAAAGCCTCATCGCTGCTGGGGCTGACGCGCATGAACACATTCGTCGGTCGAGACTGGACCAAGTCCGTCGCCGACAATTGGCCGCGATTTACTGCCACCTGGAAGCCACTCGTCAAATTTGCCGAGGATCACGGCGTCCGCATTGGAATCGAGAACTGTCCCATGCTCTTCTCGAAAGATGAATGGCCGGGCGGGAAGAACCTCGCAACAACCCCTGCCATCTGGCGACGGATGTTCGACGAGATTCCAAGCTCCCATTTTGGCTTGAACTACGACCCTTCCCACATGATCTGGCAGCACATGGACTATCTGAAACCGATCCGCGAATTCGCCGACCGGCTGGTCCACATTCATGCCAAAGATGTCCGCATCGACCAACACAAGCTCGACGAAGTCGGCATCATGGCCCATCCCAATGAGTATCACACACCCAAGCTGCCCGGGCTCGGCGACGTCAACTGGGGCCAGTTCTTCAGCACGCTCAGCGATGTCGGATACCGTGGCCCCGTCTGTGTCGAAGTCGAAGATCGCGCCTATGAAGGTTCGATCGAACTCCGCAAGGCCTCACTGAAACAAAGCTGCGTCTACTTGAAGAATTTCATTGGCGATCAAGGCCAGATCGACTGA
- a CDS encoding peptidase MA family metallohydrolase: MATQFKSRTALVVIVFLTWLSAGHLSVSADERPESSVPLTMRVTGVWKVVESPNFCCRGQLADGDMRRLAECCEAWRSRLRTLWITGVRSDVWAPKCDVYVHPTQVDYNLALNRPGDVSVGSTMMNFDQGRVVFRRIDVRADANDWSNAALPHELTHVVLGERFGGRSIPRWADEGIAMLSESVEKHRVRLTNLQQLISRRQTLSLYELVSLQRIPGPQQRDAFYGQSVGLASWMIHRSTPARFADFVDECQSLGMEKALRQHYQIDGLAGLQRDWDNWMRTPDAIEFVSLQLHVGVTPILAANDKRP, encoded by the coding sequence TTGGCTACTCAATTCAAGAGCCGCACTGCGCTCGTCGTGATCGTGTTTCTGACATGGCTGAGTGCCGGTCATCTTTCGGTTTCAGCCGACGAGCGACCTGAGTCATCGGTGCCACTGACGATGCGTGTGACGGGCGTGTGGAAGGTGGTTGAATCTCCGAATTTTTGTTGTCGGGGTCAGTTGGCGGATGGCGATATGCGGCGGCTCGCCGAATGCTGCGAAGCATGGCGAAGCCGGCTGCGAACGTTGTGGATTACAGGCGTGCGATCGGATGTCTGGGCACCGAAATGCGATGTCTATGTGCACCCAACGCAAGTCGACTACAACCTTGCTTTGAATCGGCCGGGTGATGTTTCGGTCGGTTCGACGATGATGAATTTCGATCAAGGGCGGGTGGTGTTTCGTCGGATCGACGTGCGTGCCGATGCGAATGACTGGTCGAACGCAGCGTTGCCTCATGAATTGACGCATGTGGTCCTGGGTGAACGTTTTGGAGGACGATCGATCCCACGGTGGGCCGACGAAGGGATTGCGATGCTGAGCGAATCTGTTGAAAAGCATCGGGTGCGACTGACAAACTTGCAGCAATTGATCTCGCGCCGCCAAACGCTGTCACTGTATGAACTCGTCTCGCTACAGCGAATTCCTGGACCGCAACAGCGCGATGCGTTTTACGGTCAGAGCGTCGGTCTGGCTTCATGGATGATTCATCGTTCGACGCCTGCGCGTTTCGCAGATTTTGTCGACGAATGCCAAAGCCTGGGAATGGAGAAGGCACTCCGGCAGCACTACCAGATCGACGGTCTGGCAGGATTGCAGCGGGACTGGGACAACTGGATGCGGACCCCAGACGCGATTGAGTTCGTCAGCCTGCAGCTACACGTGGGGGTGACACCCATTCTGGCCGCGAATGACAAGCGTCCATGA